One window of Puntigrus tetrazona isolate hp1 chromosome 14, ASM1883169v1, whole genome shotgun sequence genomic DNA carries:
- the ube2d2l gene encoding ubiquitin-conjugating enzyme E2D 2 (UBC4/5 homolog, yeast), like isoform X2, whose protein sequence is MALKRIHKELTDLGRDPPAQCSAGPVGDDLFHWQATIMGPNDSPYQGGVFFLTIHFPTDYPFKPPKVAFTTRIYHPNINSNGSICLDILRSQWSPALTISKVLLSICSLLCDPNPDDPLVPEIARIYKTDNEKYNRIAREWTQKYAM, encoded by the exons ATGGCATTAAAACGAATTCATAAG gAACTGACTGATCTGGGCCGGGACCCTCCAGCACAGTGCTCAGCAGGACCGGTTGGAGATGACT TGTTTCACTGGCAAGCAACAATTATGGGACCT AATGACAGTCCATATCAAGggggtgtgttttttttgaccATTCATTTTCCTACAGACTACCCCTTCAAACCACCTAAG GTTGCGTTCACCACAAGAATTTATCACCCAAATATTAACAGTAACGGCAGCATCTGTTTGGATATTCTAAGGTCGCAGTGGTCTCCTGCGTTAACTATCTCTAAAG TTCTATTGTCCATCTGCTCACTGTTATGTGATCCAAACCCAGATGATCCATTAGTGCCAGAGATAGCACGTATCTATAAAACAGACAATGAAAA GTACAACAGAATAGCTCGGGAATGGACTCAAAAGTACGCCATGTGA
- the ube2d2l gene encoding ubiquitin-conjugating enzyme E2D 2 (UBC4/5 homolog, yeast), like isoform X1 translates to MALKRIHKELTDLGRDPPAQCSAGPVGDDLFHWQATIMGPNDSPYQGGVFFLTIHFPTDYPFKPPKVAFTTRIYHPNINSNGSICLDILRSQWSPALTISKVLLSICSLLCDPNPDDPLVPEIARIYKTDNEKYNKLAREWTEKYAML, encoded by the exons ATGGCATTAAAACGAATTCATAAG gAACTGACTGATCTGGGCCGGGACCCTCCAGCACAGTGCTCAGCAGGACCGGTTGGAGATGACT TGTTTCACTGGCAAGCAACAATTATGGGACCT AATGACAGTCCATATCAAGggggtgtgttttttttgaccATTCATTTTCCTACAGACTACCCCTTCAAACCACCTAAG GTTGCGTTCACCACAAGAATTTATCACCCAAATATTAACAGTAACGGCAGCATCTGTTTGGATATTCTAAGGTCGCAGTGGTCTCCTGCGTTAACTATCTCTAAAG TTCTATTGTCCATCTGCTCACTGTTATGTGATCCAAACCCAGATGATCCATTAGTGCCAGAGATAGCACGTATCTATAAAACAGACAATGAAAA GTATAATAAACTAGCCAGGGAATGGACAGAAAAATATGCCATGTTATAG